The Thermacetogenium phaeum DSM 12270 genome segment ATCAGCAACAAGCTGGCGATTCAGCTGCACCGCCACAACTTCGGCCAGTTCATCAACCACCTCCCGCAGCAAATTTTCATCCAAAGCCTCCCCCATCACCCTTATCAGCGGCTCGGTTCCCGAGGGGCGCACCAGAATTCGGCCTTGCTCTCCCAGGCGCTCTTCGGCCCGGCGAATGGCCTCCGCCACTTCGGGATTGTCCTTAAGCCCCTCCTTGTCCCTGACCCTTACGTTGACCAGTAGTTGGGGGAAGCGCCTCATCTGAGAAGCCAGCTGTGAAAGCGTCTTCCCTTCTTCCCTGATTACCCTCAACAGCTCCAGTGCAGTCACCAGACCGTCACCGGTCGTGGTGCGGTCGAGGAAGATGATGTGGCCGGACTGCTCACCGCCCATGACGCCTCCGTTTTGAAGGAGGGCTTCCAGAATGTAGCGATCCCCGACCCTGGTTTCCTCCACTGTGACGCCCACCTTCTGAAAGGCCTCCTTGAGGCCGAGGTTGCTCATGACGGAAACGGTCACCCTGTTCCCCTTCAATTCTCCCTTCCTGTGCCGGTGCAGGCCGCAGATAACCATGATCTGGTCGCCGTCCACCAGATTGCCCTCTTCGTCAACGGCAATCAGTCTGTCAGCATCCCCGTCAAAGGCCAGCCCGAGGTGCGCCTTACGCTCCCTTACCTCCCTCTGCAGCGCCTTCGGATTGGTTGAACCGCACTCTTCATTGATGTTGGTCCCGTCCGGTTCCCCGGCGATCACCACCACCTCTGCCCCCAGGTCTCGAAACAGCTGTGGGGCAACACAGGAGGCGGCTCCATTAGCGCAGTCGACGACGATCTTCAGACCCTGCAAATCGACGGCAAGCACTTCTTCTAAAAAGGAGAGGTAACGCCCCACCGCCTCCTTCTCCTCATAGACCCTGCCGATGTCCACACCGGTAGGTCGAGGATAGGGAAATCCGTCCTTGAGCACCAGCCGCTCGATCTCCTCCTCCACCGGGTCGGGGAGCTTAAACCCATCACCTGCAAAGAATTTGATCCCGTTGTCGGCCACTGGGTTATGTGAAGCCGAAATGACAATCCCGGCACAGCAGTCATAGACCCTAGTGAGATAAGCCAGACCCGGCGTCGGTACAACACCCGCCCGCAGGCAGTCACCGCCTACGGACAGAATCCCCGCCATCAGAGCGGCCTCCAGCATGTCGCCGGAAATCCTCGTATCCTTCCCCAGGATGATGCGGGGCCGCCTGCCGCCCCGGCCCAGCACATAGGCACCCGCCTTTCCCAGCTTATACGCCAGCTCTGGGGTCAGGCCCTCGTTGGCAACACCCCTGACACCATCCGTGCCAAACAGCATACCCATTCTCCCTCATCCTCCCCACGAGAATAACACGCATATTATATCATTATTCTACTCCTCTGGCAGTTGCTCTTCTCCAACAGCCCCGATGTTAACGGTCACTTTCACCCTCGCCTGGCCCAAATTGATAACCCCGTCGGGAAGAGCCAGACCCACCTCTCTGGTGACGTTACCTTCAGCACCGGTAATGTCCACCGGCAGGGTAGCGACCTCCCGCAAATTCGCCAGCAGCTCCGCCGGCCCCGTAACCCGGATCTGGTTCGGCTCCACCCGGGTTTCCTTGACGGCAAATCCTTCCTTGGGCTCCCCCTGCAGGGCGGGGAGAACGGCTACGGTTTTAACGGGTCCGCTCGGCACAACCGGAAGCCTAACCTGAACAAAACCCGGCTGGACGACGACCTTACCCTCTACTTCCTCAGGTACAGTGACGGAAACCCTTCGGCTAATGCTGCTTTTTCCTCCGTTAACCTCGAGGACGGCCCGGACATCCTGCACCTTCGCCAGCAGCTTGCTGGGGCCCCTTAAGGTTACTGCATCGGGCTCGGCAACAGGGGTTTGGTATGTAAAACCGAGGTCTACTTCGCCAAGCACCTGCACCCTTACGGGCACCCTCTTCTCGTCATAGAAATCCAGAGCAACCCGAATGCGTTCCGGCTCGACCTTCAACACCTGGATACCCAAAGGGGCATCAACGCGGACGGGAAGAAGTACCTCCCCCACCTCCTGCCGGGAAACGTCGACGTAAGCCAAGATGTCTTCCTGCCTGAGGTTTTGGATGATGCTCCTCATCCCCCTGACGGTCACCCTGACCTCAGGGAGCGGTGAAGTAAGCACTATTTCGGAGGAGAGGCCTCGCGCTTCCACAGGAAGCGGAAAGGTGCGCTCGACGAGAGGATCTCGCTGCCCGGCAACATAATACCAGAGCATCAGCGCCAGCATGATGGCCAGCAGTTTATAACCGATATTATTGCGGATGAACCAGTTCCCGATCCTGCTGTCGCCCACCTCAGGAGATCACCGCCTTTCCTCCCTGACTCAAAAAGTCCCCCAGCATCTTCTCCAGATCCGTCCTGCCAAACCCCTGCAGAATCTTCCCGCCCTGCACCAGGGAGATAACTCCCCGCTCCTCGCTGACCACCACAGCCACTGCATCGCTCTGTTCTGTAATCCCCAGGGCGGCTCTATGTCTGGTGCCGAAATCTCGGCTAAGGAAGGGATTTTCGGTAAGGGGGAGGTAACAGGCTGCCGCCGCAATACGGTTCCCTTTAATGATCGCCGCACCGTCGTGGAGGGGGGTGTTCGGCTCAAAGATGCTCCCGATGATCTCAGCCGACACCAGAGCGTCGAGCTTCACCCCTTTTTCCACATATTCCTGGAGACCGGTTTCCCGCGCAAAGACCAGGAGCGCCCCAACCCGCCGCCGGGCAAGGGAATCCGCCGCCAAAGCCACCTGATGGGCCAAATGGCGCACTTCCTCATCAGCACGGCGGGAGTATTTTCCGAAAAAGCCTCCCCTACCTATCTGCTCCAGGGCGCGCCGCAGCTCCGGCTGAAAAACGACGGGTAGAGCTACGGCCAGGGCCGTCCAGGTCTTGTCCAGAAGCCAGTTAATCGTCGAGAGGTGAAACCAGGAACTGACCGAGGAGGCGATCACCAGCACCGCCAGCCCTTTAAGGAGCTGCACCGCCCGCGTCCCCTTGATCAGCAGCAGGAACTTATAAATCACAAAAGCGACGATCAGGATATCGACGAATGTCAGCAAATCGAGATAATTGAAGTATGTTAAGTAACCAGACATTTAATCACACCCGTAATCGGCCGGCAGCTTTCTTCACAAAAATATACATCAAATAAAGCCTTAATACCAGTTGGAAATTCCCCCCGCTCCAACATGTTCAGCGCCCATTATACGTACTCTGAACGAAGCCATCCGCTGACAATTGTCGCTAAAAGGATTAATATTATGTTAATGATCTTTTTCCCTCGAGGCAAGAAAAGTTTCGGACAGGATAGAAGCATTTGTAGTAGGAAAGCGGGGCTGGAAGTGGTTATAAGAAATCTCAGCTTGGCGCAGTCCGTAGCAGCGCTTGGACACCGCAACTACCGTTTGTTCTGGTTTGGACAGCTGATCTCCCTGCAGGGGACCTGGATGCAAAATCTCGCCCAGGGCTGGCTGGTGCTGCAGATGACAAACTCCCCATTTTTGCTAGGGGTGGTGACTGCCGTTCAATTCGCACCGCTGCTCTTATTCTCCCTAGTAGCCGGAGTTGCGGCCGACCGGGTACCTAAAAGAAAGCTGCTGCTTGCTACCCAGAGCGGCTCCGCCTTAACGGCCTTCACCTTGGGAATTCTCACCCTGACGGGGAAGGTACAGTACTGGCACGTTTTAACCCTGGCCGCTCTATTGGGAACCATCAATTCATTCGATACCCCGACCCGGCAGTCCTTCATCGTGGAGCTGGTCGGTAAGAAGGACCTGATGAACGCCATCGCTCTCAACTCAACGGCATTTAACGCCGCCAGGGTTATCGGACCTGCCATCGCCGGGCTGGCCATCGGCAAACTGGGAATAGCGCCCTGTTTCCTTTTAAATGCAGCCAGCTTTCTCGCCGTGATCGCCTGCCTGGCGGTAATTCGGGTGGACGATAACGCCAGGGACCTTTCCCAGGAAGAAGCCGTCTGGAAAAAGATCGGGGAGGGCTTACGGTTCATCAGGAAAACTCCGGTGATAAAGCGGACGATTACTCTAACTGGCATTCTCAGCGTCTTTGTGATGAATTTCAACGTGCTGGTTCCCATCCTGGCCAGAGACACTTTGGGGCAGCAGGCGGAAGGATACGGCTACTTGATGTCTGCTACAGGTATCGGGTCCTTCATCGGAGCAGTCTCCTTAGCGTTTATCAGCAGCAGGGGGCCGCGGCGCAAACTGCTCACCGCCGGAGCCCTCAGCCTCTGCCTCTTCCAGCTGCTTTTAGCGGTTAACCGTTCCTATTCCCTGGCCCTTGTGCTGCTGGCCTTTACAGGCTGGTCAATGATCACCTACGTGGCTTCAGCCAACACGACTCTACAGTTGAACTCACCGGACCACCTGCGCGGCCGGGTGATGAGCGTTTACACTATGGTTTTTCTCGGAATGACACCCCTGGGAAGCCTTTTCAGCGGCGCCCTTTCTCAAGTCGGCGGTGCTCCGTTAGGATTTGCCGCCGGGTCTCTGATCGGCCTCGCCAGCACCGCCACAGTGTTAATGCGAATCCGAAGAGGCCGGTCCGTAGCATCGGATGCTAAAATCTGACAGCAGGAGTTTCGTACCGGGATCACGAATACTTAAGTTGTCTCTTAAGGTTTACGAGGAGGATTGCGGTAATGAAATTCTATAAATGGCAGCTTCCCCTGGCGGTTGTTCTCTTTATAACCGGCATTCTTTTGGTATCAACCCTGAGGGCGCTGGCCAGCACGGAAGATACCTCCTGGCGGAATAAGGATAAAAAACTGATAGCCTTAATTGAAGCGCAGGAGAAGAGCATTGAAGAACTGGAAAAGAACATCGCCGACAGGAGGAAGTCTCTTGAAGAATACCAGAAGACCCTGGCGGCGGGAAAAGCAGAAGCAGAAGAGCTGCAGGCGCAACTGGAGCAGCTGAGGGTTCTGTCTGGGATGACCGACGTCGTTGGGAAGGGGATAATCATCCACCTCGACGACAACAGGAAAGGAGCCAAAGCCGCTGAAACTAAAAACCCGGAGCAGTTCAAAGAGGAAGACTTCCTGATCCACGACAAGCACCTACTCTACATTGTCAACGAACTTCGGGTCGGCGGCGCAGAAGCCATCTCCATCAACGGCCAGCGAATCATCGCTTCTTCGGATATCAGGTGCGTTGGCCCCATGATCCTGGTGAACACCACCCGCCTGGCACCGCCCTACATCATTAAAGCGATCGGCGACCCCGAACGAATGACCAGGATCCTTGAGGCACCGGAGAGCGAATATAATATCCTTAAAATGGCAGGCTATCCGGTAAGCATCGAAAAACACGATCAGGTCGTCGTCGAAGCATATAAAGGAAGCTATCAATTCATCTATGCACAGCCAAAGGAGGAATAATAAGTGTGGTTGCCGCTGCTGGGGCTATTAATCGGCATCTTCATCGGTTCAGCGCTTTACATCCCTATCCCCGGCGTTTTTGCCAAGTATTTATCGGTCGCAGTGCTGGCCGCTTTGGACTCAACTTTCGGAGGAGTCAAATCCATTTTCGACGACAGGTTCGACGCCGCAATTTTGTTGACAGGATTTTTTACCAACACTCTGCTGGCTGCCCTTCTCGCTTATTTGGGGGATCAGCTGGGGGTCGATCTCTACCTGGCCGCCGTCTTCGCCTTTGGGGTCAGAATCTTCCAGAACATAGCCTTTATCAGACGACAGCTCCTGGCCAGGTGGATACAAAAACGTCACCTCCACGCCGCAAAGGAGAATGGCAATGAAGAGGCTTAAAAACTGGCAAGTGCCTGTTTTCATCACCTTTCTTCTGCTGGGGCTGCTTCTCACCGTCCAGTTCCGGACGCAGCAGAGCTACCTCAGCGACCTCTCCCAACAGAAAACAGAGGATCTGGTAACAATGCTCAACAAGCTTTATGAGAAGAAAAACAGCCTCGAAAGGGAGATATTTACGCTGGACGAACAACAGCGGTCCTTCAGCGCCGACGTCTTTGCGGGGGAGGCGCTGACCAGAGATCTGCGTCAGGAATTGCTGAGGCAGCAAATGGCTCTGGGCCTGGTACCCGTTAAGGGGCCGGGGATCACCGTTACCTTCGAGGCGACCCCGCCTATCGTTTATCTGGACATCATCGATGTCATCAACGAACTGTGGGCATCTCAGGCCGAGGCTATTGCCATTAACGACATTCGCGTAACAACGTGGACAAAAATATACTGGAACAAGCAGAATCTGGCCTTAACCGTCGACGGTCAAATC includes the following:
- the glmM gene encoding phosphoglucosamine mutase, which translates into the protein MGMLFGTDGVRGVANEGLTPELAYKLGKAGAYVLGRGGRRPRIILGKDTRISGDMLEAALMAGILSVGGDCLRAGVVPTPGLAYLTRVYDCCAGIVISASHNPVADNGIKFFAGDGFKLPDPVEEEIERLVLKDGFPYPRPTGVDIGRVYEEKEAVGRYLSFLEEVLAVDLQGLKIVVDCANGAASCVAPQLFRDLGAEVVVIAGEPDGTNINEECGSTNPKALQREVRERKAHLGLAFDGDADRLIAVDEEGNLVDGDQIMVICGLHRHRKGELKGNRVTVSVMSNLGLKEAFQKVGVTVEETRVGDRYILEALLQNGGVMGGEQSGHIIFLDRTTTGDGLVTALELLRVIREEGKTLSQLASQMRRFPQLLVNVRVRDKEGLKDNPEVAEAIRRAEERLGEQGRILVRPSGTEPLIRVMGEALDENLLREVVDELAEVVAVQLNRQLVADGREAGR
- a CDS encoding CdaR family protein, with translation MGDSRIGNWFIRNNIGYKLLAIMLALMLWYYVAGQRDPLVERTFPLPVEARGLSSEIVLTSPLPEVRVTVRGMRSIIQNLRQEDILAYVDVSRQEVGEVLLPVRVDAPLGIQVLKVEPERIRVALDFYDEKRVPVRVQVLGEVDLGFTYQTPVAEPDAVTLRGPSKLLAKVQDVRAVLEVNGGKSSISRRVSVTVPEEVEGKVVVQPGFVQVRLPVVPSGPVKTVAVLPALQGEPKEGFAVKETRVEPNQIRVTGPAELLANLREVATLPVDITGAEGNVTREVGLALPDGVINLGQARVKVTVNIGAVGEEQLPEE
- the cdaA gene encoding diadenylate cyclase CdaA, which translates into the protein MSGYLTYFNYLDLLTFVDILIVAFVIYKFLLLIKGTRAVQLLKGLAVLVIASSVSSWFHLSTINWLLDKTWTALAVALPVVFQPELRRALEQIGRGGFFGKYSRRADEEVRHLAHQVALAADSLARRRVGALLVFARETGLQEYVEKGVKLDALVSAEIIGSIFEPNTPLHDGAAIIKGNRIAAAACYLPLTENPFLSRDFGTRHRAALGITEQSDAVAVVVSEERGVISLVQGGKILQGFGRTDLEKMLGDFLSQGGKAVIS
- a CDS encoding MFS transporter; protein product: MLMIFFPRGKKSFGQDRSICSRKAGLEVVIRNLSLAQSVAALGHRNYRLFWFGQLISLQGTWMQNLAQGWLVLQMTNSPFLLGVVTAVQFAPLLLFSLVAGVAADRVPKRKLLLATQSGSALTAFTLGILTLTGKVQYWHVLTLAALLGTINSFDTPTRQSFIVELVGKKDLMNAIALNSTAFNAARVIGPAIAGLAIGKLGIAPCFLLNAASFLAVIACLAVIRVDDNARDLSQEEAVWKKIGEGLRFIRKTPVIKRTITLTGILSVFVMNFNVLVPILARDTLGQQAEGYGYLMSATGIGSFIGAVSLAFISSRGPRRKLLTAGALSLCLFQLLLAVNRSYSLALVLLAFTGWSMITYVASANTTLQLNSPDHLRGRVMSVYTMVFLGMTPLGSLFSGALSQVGGAPLGFAAGSLIGLASTATVLMRIRRGRSVASDAKI
- a CDS encoding DUF881 domain-containing protein; its protein translation is MKFYKWQLPLAVVLFITGILLVSTLRALASTEDTSWRNKDKKLIALIEAQEKSIEELEKNIADRRKSLEEYQKTLAAGKAEAEELQAQLEQLRVLSGMTDVVGKGIIIHLDDNRKGAKAAETKNPEQFKEEDFLIHDKHLLYIVNELRVGGAEAISINGQRIIASSDIRCVGPMILVNTTRLAPPYIIKAIGDPERMTRILEAPESEYNILKMAGYPVSIEKHDQVVVEAYKGSYQFIYAQPKEE
- a CDS encoding small basic family protein — encoded protein: MWLPLLGLLIGIFIGSALYIPIPGVFAKYLSVAVLAALDSTFGGVKSIFDDRFDAAILLTGFFTNTLLAALLAYLGDQLGVDLYLAAVFAFGVRIFQNIAFIRRQLLARWIQKRHLHAAKENGNEEA
- a CDS encoding DUF881 domain-containing protein — protein: MKRLKNWQVPVFITFLLLGLLLTVQFRTQQSYLSDLSQQKTEDLVTMLNKLYEKKNSLEREIFTLDEQQRSFSADVFAGEALTRDLRQELLRQQMALGLVPVKGPGITVTFEATPPIVYLDIIDVINELWASQAEAIAINDIRVTTWTKIYWNKQNLALTVDGQIVPFPCTIKAIGDPEQLESGLRLLGGVLDDLAIYDIHPVVRKAEMLELPAADRPEIKYLKAKESQ